In the Nerophis lumbriciformis linkage group LG18, RoL_Nlum_v2.1, whole genome shotgun sequence genome, aatgtatcaaaatgtcctCCCAagttggaaaaagtttggacaaggAAACAATAAATTTGAAGGACATTAAACTGATCGATTGTGGCAAAATGAAGAGCGCCCCCACCTGGTTGTTGATGTCATCGAAGGGCTGGATCCCGGCGTACTAAAAGACAAGCAGGAAGTGAGCGGAGCTCCAGAGAACATTCTGAACTTTGACCCACCGAGCTCTCGTCCAACTTGAGTCTCAATCGTTCCTCCTCAAGGCCCCGCAGCAGCGTCCCCGTCAGGCCCTTGGAGGGGGGCGGGGCGTGGGAGGCGGTCAACGAGGAGACGGAGGAACAGGACCCTGGAATGATAAGAGAGAAATGTTGACCCCTGACCTcgttttgttacatttttttcaTCCATACAAAAATGAGATGTTTCAACATGACGGCCGTAACGTGTCATCAACGTTGTACAAATTCCTTTGCTTGGTTATTGATTAGCGCAGCTCGTTAAACTCATCCCAGCGGACTTTGGTCCTTCTGTGGTTACTGATTCCTTGACTCACTTCATTGTGCCAGCGAGCTGATTGTTTTAGCGACAACTGAGTTGAACATCGTGACGCCGACGGCGGGTTATTTGCTTGTGTTATCTTCTGGGTTGTGTTGATAATGGGGGCTGAAGAAAACTGATTAGAAAtcagaaaaaaacactttttcgACTGTCAAGAGTAACACACCTGAGTTTTTTGTCAGGCAAATCTGGTTGGAGGTCATCGTGGGGGCTTGCACCACCAGAGGGGCTGGAGAGAAGACACAGGACCCTCCTGGCTCGCTGGGTGTTATCGACCCTTTGGACTCTCTAGACTCTCCAGACACTCCGGGCACTCCAGACTCTCGGAACTCTCCAGACTCTCCGAACTCTCCGTACACTCTGGATACTCCGGAGACTCTGAATTGTCCATGCTCTCTCGACTCTCCAAACACTCCGGACTCTCGGAACTCTCCGGACTCTTCGGACACTCTGGGTACTCTGGACACTCTGGACTCTCCATGCTCTCTCGACTCTCCAAACACTCTGGACACTCCAGACTCTCTGAACTCTCCAGACTCTCCGGACACTCTGGATACTCCGGACACTCTAAATTGTCCATGCTCTCTCGACTCTCCAGACACTCCAGACTCTCGGAACTCTGCGGACTCTTCGGACACTCTGGGTACTCTGGACACTCCGGACTCTCCATGCTCTCTTGACTCTCCAAACACTCTGGAcactccagattctcggaaccctcCGGAGTCTCCGAACTCTCCGGACACTTTGGATACTCCGAGCACTCTGGACAGTCCATGCTCTCTCGATTTTCCAAATACTCCTAACTCTCCAGATTCACTATACACTCTGTTCTCCCCGAACTCTCTCGACTTTCTAGAATCTCTCAACTGGCGAAGCTCCTGCTCTCGTTGCAGAGCCTCTTGGATTTCCTTCTCGATAAAATTCAGGGCCCCTTTTTTCCCACAATGTAGGCCAGTAGACTCCTGGTTGTCCCTCCAAGAAAGAGTTCTGGTCCAAGACGATGGACAGGTGTAAAAGGTTTTATCAGGACAGACTTCTGGGTCCTGCAAGTTCTGCACATCCTcctttgtgtctaaaaatacctgcggTGGATCTGGGCCCTGCTGCTTATGATTCTCCTTCGGGTTGTGTCCCGGAACGATGAAGCCCACGTGCTTCTTCTGTGTGGCCTTGATAGAGGTTAGCGGTGATTGCACATGCTTGGCTCGTATCTCCACCAACTCTGAGCATCCCTCACTATGCTTTAGGCCTCGCGTGTGTCGGAGGTTCTCCTCACGTTCCTGAACCAAGCGTATCTCCTGCTCAATCGGGGTCTCGTGATGAAGGCAGAACCTTACTTTCCTTCCATCTTGTTGTATGCTTTCATCAAACACCTCATCCACCAGCGAGTCCTCCTTAAAGAAGTTTTTATCATTGAGGTCATTCTCAGTTGTTCTCCTTTCCACTGAGGTTTTTCCTTTACCAGATGGTTCTGACCTTGTTGCATCGTCTCCCTCCACCTTCCAGGACACACTTGACTTAGAAGGCAGGACGGGGGAATTCTGCATATTCTGCTCGAGCTTCAAGAACTGCTGTCGCGCTGAACTGAAGTCTATCTGGTCCCTGATGATTGTTTCGGGGTCGACAGGGCTGCAGGGTTCTAGCCCGACCACACTGTAGCTCACACCGAAAACTTGCGTCAGCATATTTGTAGATGTACTGCAATCCTCCTCCTCCAGCAAGCTTAGCTTGgacgttgacttcttttttggggCTTGCGTCCGAATTATGTCCTTCCTCAGTTGCTTTTCTTCTTCCTCCCCAAATGCTCGACAGGGGTCTTCCGGCTGGAGTGTGTACTGAGACTCGGACTCTGAGAACATACTCTCCGGTTTCCTGCCGCTGTTGTACGTCTGCACTTTGAAGGCCTTGTCCTCCTTCAGGGTGGTGAGATGCACCTGCCGCTGAGGCGAGACCATCCACGCCTCGTTCAGCTCCGCTTCCGGGCTGGTCGGGTCTTCCACGAAGGAGTAGAATCCGCTGTGAGAACCTGAGCTGCTGACGGGACTGCCGGAGTACAAATCGCTGCTGTCGTCGCCATCCTGCGACGAGGGGACCAGGCAGGCATGGACCACCATCTCCCTGAACTCATCCTCCTCCTGCAGGGGGGAGTCAATCAGACTGTCGGTGGCCATTAAATGATCTTCCCCATTGCTTGGAGCCTCCAGGTTCCGTAGATCGGACGGATGTAGCAGGGGGGACAAAGGCTTCAGCACCCACCTCCTGGGAACGTTGTCCATGGCAGCAGGGGGCGATGTAGAGCAGATGACACCTTGGATGGACAAAACATCCAGACAGTCAGCAATGGgaacaattatccatccatccatttcctaccgcttgtccctctcggggtcgcaggggtggctggagcctatcccagctgcaatcgggcggaatggGAATTAATATTTAGTTAATaattaattagttttttgttgGGTAATTAAAGAGGTTCCCGCGTGAAGCTAACTTGGTCATGTTGTAAAACTGGTTCTGTGTTGGGCGGGTTTAGTTTTTCACACGAGTGTAAATGGCATttgtgttaaagttaaaagttaaagtaccaatgactgtcacacacacactaggtgtggtgaaatttgtcctctgcatttgacccatccccttgttcaccccctgggaggtgaggggagcagtgagcagcagcggtggccgcgtccgggaaccatttttggtgatttaacccccaattccacccactctctctctctctctcactctttcactttcactttcacttatgGGTCACATTTTCCATACTTAAGTTTGGGCCCCAAACTGGGGCCAAAGTACAATTATGTTTGGAGCCGCCCTCATTCCCTCATTTCCCCAGCGTTACATCATTTTCTCATACTTATTTTTGTATGTGAAACAtttgttatacttttttttaatcaaacttaaatttaattggatgcatgttttgtactaaaaaatatatatatatttttttgtataagtTTTTTTTGTGCATATATTTTTGTGCTCCGCTGCTCCCAgtatgtggaacgctctccctgaccacctgagggccccacagactgtggatgcttttaaaaaaaggcttgaaaccccttcttttaaaaaacaacaacgtttttttaatttatctttataaaaaaaaaaaaaaaaatgtattatctttttgtttatttatttttattgttttaatacactgtagcactttgaggttgtttattcaatgtaaagtgctttttacaaataaaatatattattattatatatagcaAAATAAATTAGTTACAGTCGGGATTTGAACTCAGCAACTCTGCCCTACCAAACAAGACCTCATGCTGTGTGTGCTGAGCTgctatcagtgacggagcaggaagctgCTAGGAATACATTTGTTTGCAGTAAAAATGTTATATGTCGCGCCCTGTCATAAAATTGACATTTTATATGGCGGCCCTGGTTGCAATCAACACGCCCGAATGGTGACGAGTGTGCAGTGATTGAGCCTGActtgagcacaggtgtcaaactcaaggcccgggggcccaaatctggcccgccttttttatttaatgtggcccgtgaaagcctagaaataaaatgcgttaataaaatgcttaatcttttcttactaaatatattgatTTCCCTtttgacgtaaaaaaaaaaaatcatgtactgcatgcaattgcatatgttttaaaattcaatatgatcaaaatcaaaatattatattatcatgtattccaaaaatagtttttgttaaaataaagataaatactgtacttaaatatctgcttgacttatgatttcaaaacaaatcatcaatgaaattgtagactgtaaaattgacaatagattttatggttaaattATGCCaacttgagtttttttttttttttaaagtaaaatcaactttggtaatgtttttttccatatacagtaagacaatgaaacattaaaaaacgaacaaaaaaaacgttgaaacaacaagattttacggtgtaAAAAAAACCCGGCAGCTTTGTTGCTTgatttttaccgctaaaaacagtggtattttttctccattccattccatttattctatTTGTTTatatgctataaaaaaaaatgtttactgtaaaattctggtgactgagctgccagtttttaaagtaaaatttaacaattttttttttgcagcttatgtaaaaaacaatattgttaatatattatatatagaatatagaatatatatatatagaatataatacattaataatattgtttttttacataagctgcaaaaaaaaaatcgtttaattttactttaaaaactggcagctcagtcaccagaattttacagtaaatttaaattttaatttaatttaattgaatttaatttaatttaatttaatttaatttaatttaatttaattttaattttaattttaattttaattattttaaattaatttaaattaatttaaattaatttaatttaaatttaaattttacagggtgtcatatatatactgtatatatatatatacatatatatatatatatatatatatatatatgtatatatatatatatatatatatatatatatatatatttatactcatatattactcattgttaaacgtggccctctgagggcaaccgtaactgcgatgtggccctcaatgaaaacaagtttgacaccccatgTTCTAAGTGGACTATTTGGGGGAGAACCTCGGTCATCTACCCTCAACAAATCCAAAAAGAATCTTGTAGCATTCACTACTTTGTTGGCTAGAAGACTCGTTGTGTTAGATTGGAAGGCAACAACCCGTTGGATTAAAGatgttctttattttctcaatttggaaaaaaaattaggCCATCGGTGTCCGAAGTGCGGTCCGGGGGCCGTTTGCGGCCCGCAGTTCATTTTTTAGAGCCCTcggaacattttaaaaaacacaaaaacattttttttttttaaaagcataaaAAGTGCAATAAAATAGCAAACGGGTGAAATTGAACAAGAAAAGGTTGCAATATTAAAACTAAGAGGACAAAACTGCAAtgataatcaaaataaatattggtGCAAATTATTGACcgattcaaggctccaattacttcacatattTATGGGGGAACATATCGCGTATTAAGTGTGTTTGCATACAAATAAAACAGACAAAAAGGACataagaaaacataaataaatgataaaaactgaagattaaagttaaagtaccaatgattgtcacacacacactcggtgtggtgaaatgtgtcctctgcatttgacccatccccttgttcaccccctgggaggtgaggggagcagggagcagcagcggtggccgcgccctggaatcatttttggtgatttaacccccaattccaaccccttgatgctgagtgccaagcagggaggtaatgggtcccatttttatagtctttggtatgactcggccgggggtttgaactcacgatttacccatctcagggcggacactctaaccactaggctaggtattgaatgtaaaaataatatgtattgataaatgacttatttttcacacttttatgaGTAGGGCCTGTTTCGATCCGCAACACCTTAAGTCTGATGTTTATTTTTAAACAGTCATTGCTAAATAATCAATAATTCAACAAAATCATTGTTGTTATGACTTGTTTACCAATTAGGGCTCCAACGACTTCACATCGAATATTGCACTctgaattttttttgggggggacaaaaagggcataaaacgtaagataaaatgtcaactttatagatctgaagttgatctataaggTACAAACTTTTGCTGACTCTCCGCTCGCAGCAGAGGATGTCGGGCGCCAGATGGAACTTGCACTCGACTTAGAAACGGAGGCATTAGCTTTAGCATTAGCATACAGCGTGCAGCCCAGCTGATAAGGTGTGACCAGTAGCCCCGCCCCCCACTGCTGCCAGCTGATAACACTGACCGCCTGCTGGCTGGCAACTGACAGCAGGTCAGAGGTCAACAAGTAGACCAAAGCACAGCATGCTTAGGGAAATGAACAACAGCAATGTAAAACCATGTGGACTTTGCAGGCTGTAGGTGGCGCTAACAGCTCATCGACCTTTGCTGATGCTGTATGTTACTTTCAAAAGCAAGTAGATACGGGGCCAGCAGGA is a window encoding:
- the misp gene encoding uncharacterized protein misp, which translates into the protein MCWGQQRTKEHQQHEEEALIETPASDGVICSTSPPAAMDNVPRRWVLKPLSPLLHPSDLRNLEAPSNGEDHLMATDSLIDSPLQEEDEFREMVVHACLVPSSQDGDDSSDLYSGSPVSSSGSHSGFYSFVEDPTSPEAELNEAWMVSPQRQVHLTTLKEDKAFKVQTYNSGRKPESMFSESESQYTLQPEDPCRAFGEEEEKQLRKDIIRTQAPKKKSTSKLSLLEEEDCSTSTNMLTQVFGVSYSVVGLEPCSPVDPETIIRDQIDFSSARQQFLKLEQNMQNSPVLPSKSSVSWKVEGDDATRSEPSGKGKTSVERRTTENDLNDKNFFKEDSLVDEVFDESIQQDGRKVRFCLHHETPIEQEIRLVQEREENLRHTRGLKHSEGCSELVEIRAKHVQSPLTSIKATQKKHVGFIVPGHNPKENHKQQGPDPPQVFLDTKEDVQNLQDPEVCPDKTFYTCPSSWTRTLSWRDNQESTGLHCGKKGALNFIEKEIQEALQREQELRQLRDSRKSREFGENRVYSESGELGVFGKSREHGLSRVLGVSKVSGEFGDSGGFRESGVSRVFGESREHGESGVSRVPRVSEESAEFRESGVSGESREHGQFRVSGVSRVSGESGEFRESGVSRVFGESREHGESRVSRVPRVSEESGEFRESGVFGESREHGQFRVSGVSRVYGEFGESGEFRESGVPGVSGESRESKGSITPSEPGGSCVFSPAPLVVQAPTMTSNQICLTKNSGSCSSVSSLTASHAPPPSKGLTGTLLRGLEEERLRLKLDESSYAGIQPFDDINNQVVESTRVVRHKNQRALRWEAGFFANQLDQ